From a region of the Capricornis sumatraensis isolate serow.1 chromosome 22, serow.2, whole genome shotgun sequence genome:
- the LOC138069363 gene encoding glutathione S-transferase A4, with amino-acid sequence MATKPKLHYPNGRGRMESVRWVLAAAGVEFDEEFLETKEQLQKLQDGNHLLFQQVPMVEIDGMKLVQTRSILHYIADKHHLFGKDLKERTLIDMYVEGTLDLLELLIMHPFLKPDDQQKEVANMAQKAIIRYFPVFEKVLRGHGQRFLVGNQLSLADIILLQTILALEEKIPNILSAFPHLQEYTVKISNIPTIKKFLEPGSKKKPPPDDIYVRTVYNIFMP; translated from the exons ATGGCCACGAAACCCAAGCTCCACTATCCCAACGGACGAGGCCGGATGGAATCTGTGCGATGGGTGTTAGCTGCTGCCGGAGTCGAG ttcGATGAAgaatttttagaaacaaaagaaCAGTTGCAGAAGTTGCAGGATG GTAACCACCTGCTGTTTCAGCAAGTGCCAATGGTTGAAATTGACGGGATGAAGCTGGTGCAGACCCGGAGCATCCTCCACTACATTGCAGACAAGCACCATCTCTTCGGCAAAGACCTCAAGGAGAGAACCCT GATTGACATGTATGTGGAGGGGACCCTGGATCTTCTGGAACTGCTCATCATGCATCCTTTCCTCAAACCAGACGATCAGCAAAAGGAAGTGGCTAATATGGCCCAGAAGGCTATAATTAGATACTTTCCTGTGTTTGAAAAG GTTTTACGGGGTCATGGACAAAGGTTTCTTGTTGGTAATCAGCTGAGTCTTGCAGACATAATTCTACTCCAGACCATTTTGGCTCTAGAAGAGAAAATTCCTAATATCCTGTCTGCCTTCCCTCACCTCCAG GAGTACACAGTGAAAATCAGTAATATCCCTACAATTAAGAAGTTCCTTGAGCCTGGCAGCAAGAAGAAGCCTCCCCCCGATGACATCTACGTGAGAACCGTGTACAACATCTTCATGCCGTAG